The genome window CCCGCCGATGCCGGCGACCGCGCCCTCGAACAGATAGCGCTGGCGCGGCTCGTCGAGCGTTCCAAAGCGAAGTGAGTCGAGGATCGCGATCGGGCGCGCGCCCATCGTGAAGATGTCGCGGATGATGCCGCCCACGCCGGTCGCAGCGCCCTGGTAGGGCTCGATCGCCGAGGGATGGTTGTGCGACTCCATCTTGAACGCGACCGCCCACCCGTCGCCCACGCCGATGACGCCGGCGTTCTCGCCGGGACCCTGGAGCACGGCCGGCCCCTCGGTCGGGAACATGCGGAGCGCCTTGCGCGAGTGCTTGTAGCTGCAGTGCTCGGACCACATGAGCGAGTACATGTAGAGCTCGGTCACGGTGGGGGTCCTGCCGAGAATCTCGACTACTTGCTCGTACTCGGCGGGCTTGAGGCCGAGTTCGGCTGCTAGGCGTGGCGCTAGTTCGGCCGACAGATCGACGTGCATACGGTGTGGGTCCTCCCCAATGGTCGGGTCGCGGTTTGTCGCGGCGCGGGCCGTGCGATCGCGCGAGACGACACGTGCATTGTAGCCGAGGGGCGCGAGGAGCGCTGTACGTCAAGATCCGCATGTGCGCAGCAGCGGCTCGGCATCTTGTAGGCCTCGCCACCGCGCCGCAGCCGCCTCCCCTCAGGTGACGAGGTGCACGCCGGGGTAAGCGCCGTGCGCCCGCTCGTCGGCGCTCGCGAGCGTGGCGCCGAGCAGCAATGCGCACGCAGGCGCGAGACCATCGTAGAACGAGCAGCCGAGGACCTCGCACTGGTTCGCCGCCTCGGCCACGATCTCATCAGTGAGCGGCAGGATCGCGATGTCGGAGGCGGTGATGCGTTGCCACGCGGGTACGATGTCACGCGGTGCGTAGTGCCGGGCAACGACGGAGAGTACCTCGTGGACGAAGTGCACCGGCGCAACCAGCGATACCTCGCCCGCTACCGCCCGTGCCTGCAACTCGAGTGCACGTTCCCGCCCTGACTCCGGCTTGAACCACTTCACGCCCACCGAGGCGTCGAGTACGAACACGGGCCGCGCGCTCACGTACGCCCCTTGCGAACATCGCGCATCGGTGCGCTGTCGTGGGTCTCGCGCACCTCCCGGAGTATCTCGAGCGAGGGACGGTCGTCCCGGATCTCGCGCCCGACGTGGAAGGTCCGCATCCCCTCAAGCGCCTCGAGCATCCGCGCGCGGCGTGCCGCGCAGGCCCGCTCCTCGCGCGTCTTGCCGAGGTACGACGCGAGCGACTCCTGCACGAGTTCGCTACGGGAGACGCCTGACTCGGCAGCCTCGGCATCGAGGCGCGCGAAGAGGTCGTCGGGGAGAGAGATGGTGATCTTCGCGGTCATCGTCGTGCGCCTCCTCGGTCATACCGCTGTTCGTACCAATGGTATGACCTCCGCATGGCGCGCGTCAAACCAAAATTGGCACTCGGTCGCACGACGCTCAGTCTGCCCCGCGCGGCCTACTCCCCCCGGTAGATGTCGCGCCGGTGCCCGACCTTCACCACCCACACGGTAACGATGTCGTCTGCGATCTCGTAGACGATCCGGTAGTCGCCCTGCCGGATACGGTACCGGTCGCGCGTGCTCAGCTTCTCAGCGCCGTGTGGGCGCGGGTCCTCGGCCAGCGCAGCGATGCTCGCCATGATGCGAGCTACATCGGCCGAGGGGATGCCCCGCAAGTCCTTTCGAACACTGGTTCGAAAGCCGACCCTATAACCGCCCATCGGCCTTCAGCCACTTCACCATGTCCTCGTAGGCGACGAAGGGCTCCTTCGCGCGCTCGTCGAACGCCGCTAAATCCTCGGCGTCCTCCCGTAGCATCTCCCGCACGGCATCGTTGACCAGGTCAGATATCGAGCAGTCCTGCACAGCCGACTTCATTTTGAGCGCCGTGTGCAGATCCGCATCAAGGTATATCGTCGCTCGTTTTGAGACGGGTCCCATGCGCCACCACCTCCACTGCGGATGATAGCGTCGAAACGTCATCGCGTCAAAACGTTACAACGTCCCTGAGCCCGCCGCCGCCTCTCGCGCGAACACTACGGACAGGAGGTACGCCACCCCGATAACGAGCGTGAACGGCACGGCGAGCACCGCGAAGTAGCGAAGCGCCACGACCGAGGGGAGCAAGAAGCCGGCGAGCAAACTTACGAGCACCGCGAGCGGCACCACTACCCAGAACACGCGTGCGCGACGGCCGATCGAGGCGGGAGGACGCCTGAGCACGTCGATCGCGATCGCGGCGCACGCCATCGGCACGCCGAACCTCACAAGCAGCCCGATCCAGACTGCGAGCGGGGTGAGCGCCACCTCGCCGTGCACTAGCCCGCGACCTCCGCAAGCCGGCGCGCAATCGCCGTGAAGAACGCACCGCCGTCCGTGCCGCCGGTGACCGGGTCGACCACACGCTCGGGGTGCGGCATGAGGCCGAACACGTTGCCGCGCTCGTTGCAGATGCCGGCGATGTCGTCGAGCGCGCCGTTGGGAGCGCTGCCGCCTTCTGCGAGTGTGCCGTCGGGCTCGCAGTAGCGCAGTACGATCTGGCCGCCGTCACGCAACCGCGCGAGCGTCTCGGCGTCGCAGTAGTAGTTGCCTTCGTTGTGGTTCACGGGTACGTCAAGCACGGTACCTGAAGGCAGGTCGAGCCATTGGCACACCGACTCCTCGACGCGGAGCGGCTGAGCGTGGCAGACGAATTTCAAGCCGGTGTTGCGCAGCAGGGCACCGGGAAGCAGGTGAGCCTCGGTCAGTATCTGGAACCCGTTGCAGATTCCCAAGACCGGTCCGCCGCGCTCGGAAAAGCGGGCCACCTCGGCCATGATTGGGCTGAAGCGCGCGACAGCGCCGCAGCGGATGTAGTCGCCGTAAGAGAAACCGCCGGGGAGTACCACCGCGTCGACGCCACCGAGGTCGGTGTCGCCGTGCCACAGATACTGCGCCGCAAGCCCGAGATGCTCGATCGCGTGCACCACGTCCTGCTCGCAGTTCGAGCCCGGGAACACCACCACTCCGAAGCGCATGCGCTACGCCTCCTCGGCTTCCTCGATGCGATAGTCCTCAATGACCGGATTGGCGAGCAGTTTTTCACACATCTCGCGCACCGCTTCAATGCCGCCGGCCGTCTCGATGCGGATATACTTGCCGATCTTCACGCTCTCGACACCCTCATAGCCGAGGTTGCGAAGCGCGCGCTCGGCAGTGGCTCCGGGCGGGTCGAAGATTCCTTGCTTGTACGTGACAAACACGCTGTACAGCGACATCGTGGCGACTCCCCTCACGCGGCCTTCCGGGCTCTGTCCAATACGATACTCACACTACTTCGACGAACCGTTCTTCTCGGCCTTCTCCGCCTCAATCGCCGCCTTGCGCAACGGGCGCATCTTACGGAAGTCGATGTAGAACGCGGTGAAGATACACGCGTAGGCAAGGATGAGGACCGCCGTTCCGGGCCACGTGCCCTGCTGCCACCACGCGAACCCCGAAAACACGATCGCCGCGCCCAAAGCGCCGAGCCAGATCTTGCGCCAGCGGCGAAACTCCGGGTTCGAGGGCACGGGCGCGAGGATACTGCGGCGCTTCTTGCGCGTGCTCGCCTTCTTGGAATCGGCGCCGGCACCTC of Clostridiales bacterium contains these proteins:
- a CDS encoding phosphoribosylformylglycinamidine synthase II, translated to MHVDLSAELAPRLAAELGLKPAEYEQVVEILGRTPTVTELYMYSLMWSEHCSYKHSRKALRMFPTEGPAVLQGPGENAGVIGVGDGWAVAFKMESHNHPSAIEPYQGAATGVGGIIRDIFTMGARPIAILDSLRFGTLDEPRQRYLFEGAVAGIGG
- a CDS encoding type II toxin-antitoxin system VapC family toxin, which codes for MSARPVFVLDASVGVKWFKPESGRERALELQARAVAGEVSLVAPVHFVHEVLSVVARHYAPRDIVPAWQRITASDIAILPLTDEIVAEAANQCEVLGCSFYDGLAPACALLLGATLASADERAHGAYPGVHLVT
- a CDS encoding CopG family transcriptional regulator — its product is MTAKITISLPDDLFARLDAEAAESGVSRSELVQESLASYLGKTREERACAARRARMLEALEGMRTFHVGREIRDDRPSLEILREVRETHDSAPMRDVRKGRT
- a CDS encoding type II toxin-antitoxin system RelE/ParE family toxin: MGGYRVGFRTSVRKDLRGIPSADVARIMASIAALAEDPRPHGAEKLSTRDRYRIRQGDYRIVYEIADDIVTVWVVKVGHRRDIYRGE
- the purQ gene encoding phosphoribosylformylglycinamidine synthase subunit PurQ, yielding MRFGVVVFPGSNCEQDVVHAIEHLGLAAQYLWHGDTDLGGVDAVVLPGGFSYGDYIRCGAVARFSPIMAEVARFSERGGPVLGICNGFQILTEAHLLPGALLRNTGLKFVCHAQPLRVEESVCQWLDLPSGTVLDVPVNHNEGNYYCDAETLARLRDGGQIVLRYCEPDGTLAEGGSAPNGALDDIAGICNERGNVFGLMPHPERVVDPVTGGTDGGAFFTAIARRLAEVAG
- the purS gene encoding phosphoribosylformylglycinamidine synthase subunit PurS, with the protein product MSLYSVFVTYKQGIFDPPGATAERALRNLGYEGVESVKIGKYIRIETAGGIEAVREMCEKLLANPVIEDYRIEEAEEA